In Holophagales bacterium, the DNA window ATCTCGCGGTGGAGGAGATCCGCGAGGCCCGGGAAGTCGTTGTGCGTCGCCTCGGGCACCTCGACCCAGCGGGAGCCCGGTCGCGCGGCGGCGAGGCGCCGCCCCATCTCCACGGAGACGACGTCGTCCCGGGTCCCGTGGAGAAGGGCGACGGGCGAGGCGACGCGCCCGACCTTCGAGAGCGAGTCGAAGCGGTCCCGGATGACGAGCGGTGCCAGCGCGCCTGCGACGGTGCGTCCCACGTCGACGATCGACGTGTAGGCCGAGACCAGGACGACCGCGGCGACGCGGTGGCGCGTCGCGAGCTCCACGGCGACACCCGACCCGAGCGAGCGCCCGGCGAGGACGACGCGCGACGGTGGGACGCCGAGCCGTCCGAGCTCGGCGAGGGCCGCCTCGCCGTCGGCGTAGAGGCCCTGCTCGCTCGGCGAGCCGGCGAGCCCGCCGTACCCGCGGTACTCGGCGAGGAAGACGCCGAGGCCGCGCGCGTGGAGCGATCCGGCGAGCGACAGGTTCTGCGCCGCCGCCTCGGCGTTCCCGTGAAAGTAGAGGACGACGGGGCGGTCGGGCACGAGCGGCGGGAAGCTCGCGCCCGCGAGGCGGACGCCGTCTGCGGTCTCGTAGCGAACGACGGTCCACCCCTCGCCCGGGCCCGGCTCGGGGAACGGCGCCTGCGAGGCGGGGAAGATCATCGAGCGGACGAGCGAGGTCAGCATGACGGCGGGAAGAGCGACGGAGGCGAAGAGCGTTACGCCGCAGCCCATTCTGGCAGCGCGGGTCCGAAATCGGATCACCCGCAGATTGTAGGGATGGAGGCCAGCGACACGCGTGTCCTGGGACCTCCTTCGCGCCGTTGGCTGCAGCGGCGGGCTGGTACGATCGAATCGTCCCTTCCGGAGATGTCGATGAGCGGAGACGAACGGCAGCCTGACCATTCCGCGCACCCGGGGGGCCTGTCGGCAGAGACGAAGGTCCAGCTCCTCCTTGACCTCTCGCGGAAGGTCCGCGGCACGCTCGACCTCGGCGAGACGCTCGACCGCCTCCTCGACGCGGTGCGTCCCATCGTCGGGTACGACGCGGCGGGGATCTTCGTCCTGAACGAGGACGTCTTCGCGGGCCACCGCCGGAGAGAGCTGATCGCGGGCGTCGCACGGCGCGGCTTCGAGGAGAGGCCGCCTGAGACCGACCCGATGCTCTCCCACGGGGCAGGCATAACCGGGCACGTGATCCGGACCGGGGAGAGCGTCGTGGCTCCCGACGTGCGGCTCGACCCCCGGTACGTCGTTGGCCGCGAGTCGACGCTTTCCGAGATCGCGGTGCCGATCACGATCGGGGAGAGGACGATCGGCGCCCTGAACCTCGAGAGCGACCGCTGCGGCGCGTTCGGCGACGACCACCTCGACGCCCTCCGGTTCTTCGCAGAGGCCGCGGCCGTCGCCGTGGACAAGGCGATGCTCCACAG includes these proteins:
- a CDS encoding alpha/beta hydrolase, with amino-acid sequence MIRFRTRAARMGCGVTLFASVALPAVMLTSLVRSMIFPASQAPFPEPGPGEGWTVVRYETADGVRLAGASFPPLVPDRPVVLYFHGNAEAAAQNLSLAGSLHARGLGVFLAEYRGYGGLAGSPSEQGLYADGEAALAELGRLGVPPSRVVLAGRSLGSGVAVELATRHRVAAVVLVSAYTSIVDVGRTVAGALAPLVIRDRFDSLSKVGRVASPVALLHGTRDDVVSVEMGRRLAAARPGSRWVEVPEATHNDFPGLADLLHREIEGLLPAAPGAAQR